A genomic window from Fibrobacterota bacterium includes:
- a CDS encoding phosphate ABC transporter ATP-binding protein has protein sequence MNESTKILTRDLNLHYGEKHALRHIDLEIQKNHVTALIGPSGCGKSTFLRCLNRMNDLIESAKVTGTVEVDGTNIYAKDIDPVLLRRKVGMIFQKSNPFPKSIFENVAYGPRVHGTKDKKKLEEIVEKSLRGAALWEEVKDDLAKSGLALSGGQQQRLCIARAIAVDPEVLLMDEPASALDPIATAKIEELIWQLKESFTIVIVTHSMHQASRVSDTTAFFYMGEMVEMGPTQKIFTSPSQKRTEDYITGRFG, from the coding sequence ATGAACGAATCGACCAAGATCCTTACCCGGGACCTGAACCTCCACTACGGCGAAAAGCATGCGTTGCGCCACATCGACCTGGAAATCCAGAAAAACCACGTGACGGCCCTGATCGGCCCCTCAGGTTGTGGCAAGAGCACCTTCCTGCGCTGCCTCAACCGGATGAACGACCTCATCGAATCCGCGAAGGTCACGGGAACCGTGGAGGTGGACGGAACGAACATCTACGCCAAGGACATCGATCCGGTGCTGTTGCGCCGCAAGGTGGGGATGATTTTCCAGAAGTCCAACCCGTTCCCCAAGAGCATCTTCGAGAACGTCGCGTACGGTCCGCGTGTCCACGGGACCAAGGACAAGAAGAAGCTCGAAGAGATCGTGGAAAAATCCCTGCGCGGCGCGGCGTTGTGGGAGGAAGTGAAGGACGACCTGGCCAAATCCGGTTTGGCGCTTTCCGGCGGACAACAGCAGCGTTTGTGCATCGCGCGCGCCATCGCGGTAGACCCGGAAGTTCTTCTGATGGACGAGCCCGCCTCCGCGCTGGACCCCATCGCGACGGCCAAGATCGAAGAACTGATCTGGCAGCTCAAGGAGAGCTTCACGATCGTGATCGTGACGCACTCGATGCACCAGGCTTCGCGTGTATCGGACACGACGGCGTTCTTCTACATGGGCGAGATGGTGGAGATGGGCCCCACCCAGAAAATCTTCACCAGCCCCTCGCAAAAACGAACCGAAGACTACATCACCGGCCGTTTCGGCTGA
- the phoU gene encoding phosphate signaling complex protein PhoU yields the protein MERHFEKNLEELKAGLKAMAERAVDALDAAIRTLVEADASLAEAAFAREKEIDADEIRLESMIIDFIALHQPVAGDLRLVFAMQDAVVDLERIGDHATNIAQSAVTLCRLRQSPDLLRLPEMAELARRMLQDSVRSFAHRDAELARRTIALDDKLDEMNRDMARLIIQAVKEDRELIETGLDLIRISKNLERVGDLSANIAEDAVFLVEAKIARHQEE from the coding sequence ATGGAACGGCATTTCGAAAAGAATCTGGAAGAACTCAAGGCAGGACTCAAGGCCATGGCCGAACGGGCCGTGGATGCATTGGACGCGGCCATCCGCACGCTGGTGGAAGCCGATGCCTCGTTGGCCGAAGCCGCCTTCGCCCGTGAAAAGGAGATCGACGCCGACGAAATCCGACTGGAATCCATGATCATCGATTTCATCGCGCTGCACCAGCCCGTGGCGGGCGATCTGCGCTTGGTGTTCGCCATGCAGGACGCGGTGGTGGACCTGGAACGAATCGGAGACCACGCCACCAACATCGCCCAGTCGGCGGTCACCTTGTGCCGTCTGCGTCAGAGCCCGGATCTTTTGCGGCTTCCGGAAATGGCCGAACTCGCCCGGCGCATGCTCCAGGATTCGGTGCGCTCGTTTGCCCACCGCGACGCCGAGCTGGCCCGCCGCACGATCGCCCTGGACGACAAGCTCGACGAAATGAACCGCGACATGGCCAGACTGATCATCCAGGCGGTGAAGGAAGACCGCGAATTGATCGAGACGGGGCTGGACTTGATCCGAATCTCCAAGAACCTGGAACGGGTGGGCGATCTTTCCGCGAACATCGCCGAGGATGCCGTGTTCCTGGTGGAAGCGAAAATCGCAAGACACCAGGAAGAATGA
- a CDS encoding DUF1161 domain-containing protein, whose protein sequence is MKNTTKILATLIALAAVGAFAQATEKAVEAKPAAKAAEAKPAEAKTEKVAAAPAAKAEKVAAAPSVTGAKNCDELKASVTEKIEAKGVKNFTVEIVAAEDVKDGKVVGSCGGGTKKIVYTKG, encoded by the coding sequence ATGAAGAACACCACGAAAATCCTGGCCACCCTGATCGCCCTTGCTGCCGTTGGCGCCTTCGCCCAAGCCACGGAAAAGGCTGTGGAAGCCAAGCCGGCCGCCAAAGCCGCTGAGGCGAAGCCTGCCGAAGCGAAGACGGAGAAAGTCGCCGCAGCACCGGCCGCCAAGGCGGAAAAGGTCGCCGCAGCCCCCTCGGTCACCGGAGCCAAGAACTGCGACGAGCTGAAGGCATCGGTCACCGAGAAGATCGAGGCCAAGGGTGTCAAGAACTTCACGGTCGAAATCGTCGCTGCCGAGGATGTCAAGGACGGCAAGGTCGTCGGCTCCTGCGGCGGCGGAACCAAGAAGATCGTCTACACCAAGGGCTGA